The following coding sequences lie in one Syngnathus scovelli strain Florida chromosome 1, RoL_Ssco_1.2, whole genome shotgun sequence genomic window:
- the mcf2a gene encoding proto-oncogene DBL codes for MSRYHNMAETCCRRGLAKIRTSPASFPGNLHLVLVLRPTSFFHRTVTDIGFRFTQEDFMLKMPVVMLSSVTDLLKYINENQLTSEFGGTLDYCHSDWIVLRTAIESFAVTVKDVAHMLQAFGTELAETAMPSEGDAIQSLLDSHNEKYRKLKEAIRSLSKEGQHLLSSLETTTTRDNNDPHWDVQLDWETVQRLLTQLRDMELAFDGYFEKHRLKLHQYLQLLTYEQSFQEMESCLSGVTSQQSQLSTTVDTLAQAEQALKQLETLETLAQEAVSRSQIVILRGHQLSAGHHYATALIMQRCNELRHHCDSLNAALGNKRCHLLQAQQLLLSLDQAQSWCDDGAYMLANQLVEKFHSKEGAQTALKAIESLLEGSPSIMTSAPEVLALEYEAVITPQLQEKISKTFEKHAAVQLMIQNRRTDLRKLADKHVRPVQLVAPRAENPPRSKSPIFSPKHADGLKFTFDLPLPGKRASRKGPNARKIEVIHDYQESRSCVLYGVEGEDSPDVLKRHVMRELIETERIYVEELLSVLLGYEVEMDNPLLADLLPPVLHAKRGVLFGNMPDIYNFHSSMFLQDLEGCLDTPEGVGLCFLARKENFQMYECYCQNKPRSDALWRQFSDCAFFQECQKKLGHKLGLDSYLLKPVQRLTKYQLLLKELLKHSTDCKGSSELQGALTAMLDLLKSVNDSMHQISITGYEGDICELGRVLMQGSFSVWISHKKGSTRMKELARFKPMQRHLFLYESVLLFCKKREEHGEGCDKTPSYGFKHCIKMTAVGITENVKGDPRKFEIWYSGREEVYVVQAPSVAVKMSWLSELRRILTNQQKLLRDEIHQNGQPVEHMHLSPPPCESKQERASLSSEDTESGKSSPDAQRRAPKYQLNRRSWPGAHHHSVTICEGLDDTNVGRHAFHQPDTQMVKLSRGRYRALADCLQNGPDSVLIKCGDVIQLMCEDNKGRWLVKNLSRHQDGFIASASLQVTIRGSSRAGSSRLRETGNVRTRKLSSP; via the exons ATGTCCCGCTATCACAACATGGCTGAGACATGTTGCCGGAGAGGACTCGCAAAGATTCGGACCAGCCCG GCCTCCTTTCCGGGGAACCTCCACCTGGTCCTGGTGCTCCGACCCACCAGTTTTTTCCACCGCACCGTCACTGACATCGGCTTTCGCTTCACCCAGGAGGACTTCATGCTGAAGATGCCT GTGGTGATGCTGAGCTCCGTCACAGACCTGCTGAAGTACATCAATGAAAACCAACTGACGTCAGAGTTCGGAGGCACCCTGGACTACTGTCACAGCGACTGGATTGTTTTAAGAACG GCCATTGAAAGTTTTGCCGTCACAGTGAAAGACGTTGCGCACATGCTGCAGGCCTTTGGCACTGAACTGGCCGAGACCGCCATGCCTAGTGAGGGTGATGCCATTCAGAGTCTCCTGGACTCTCACAATGAAAAATACAGAAAGCTTAAG GAGGCCATTCGATCTTTGTCAAAAGAGGGTCAACATCTGTTGTCAAGCCTGgagaccaccaccaccagggACAACAATGACCCTCactgggatgtccagctggactgGGAGACGGTTCAACG GCTCCTGACTCAACTCCGAGACATGGAATTGGCCTTTGATGGCTACTTTGAGAAGCACCGTCTGAAACTGCATCAGTACCTGCAGCTGCTCACGTATGAGCAAAGCTTTCAAGAG ATGGAGTCGTGCCTGTCTGGCGTGACATCTCAGCAGAGCCAGCTGTCCACGACGGTAGACACGCTGGCTCAAGCCGAGCAGGCTCTCAAACAGCTGGAGACTTTGGAAACACTTGCTCAG GAAGCCGTGTCACGCTCCCAGATCGTCATCCTTCGTGGCCACCAGCTGTCGGCGGGACACCACTATGCCACGGCTCTAATCATGCAACGCTGCAACGAGCTGCGGCATCACTGTGACAGCCTCAATGCTGCTTTGGGGAACAAACGCTGTCATCTCCTGCAAGCGCAGCAGCTCCTACTGTCTCTGGACCAG GCCCAGTCCTGGTGTGACGATGGAGCCTATATGCTGGCCAATCAACTTGTGGAGAAGTTCCACTCCAAGGAGGGAGCACAGACTGCTTTGAAGGCCATCGAGAGCTTGCTGGAGGGTTCGCCCTCCATAATGACATCTGCTCCTGAAGTTCTAGCTTTGGAGTATGAGGCTGTCATCACTCCTCAGCTGCAG GAGAAGATAAGTAAAACATTTGAGAAGCACGCAGCGGTGCAACTGATGATCCAGAACCGACGGACCGATCTGAGGAAGCTGGCCGACAAACACGTCCGACCGGTCCAGCTGGTGGCCCCCCGTGCTGAGAACCCACCTCGCTCAAAATCACCAATTTTCTCCCCCAAGCACG CTGacggtttgaaattcacatttgATCTCCCTCTTCCTGGAAAGAGGGCATCCCGAAAAGGCCCCAATGCTCGCAAG ATCGAGGTCATTCATGACTACCAGGAGAGCCGCAGTTGTGTGTTGTACGGCGTGGAAGGAGAGGACAGCCCGGATGTCCTCAAGCG TCACGTGATGAGAGAGCTCATTGAGACAGAGAGGATCTATGTGGAGGAGCTGCTGTCGGTCCTTCTC GGCTATGAGGTAGAGATGGACAACCCGCTTCTGGCTGACCTCCTGCCGCCCGTCCTGCACGCCAAGAGAGGAGTCCTCTTTGGAAACATGCCCGACATCTACAACTTTCACAGCAG CATGTTTCTCCAGGACCTTGAGGGATGCCTGGACACTCCCGAAGGTGTGGGACTTTGCTTTCTTGCCAGG AAGGAGAACTTCCAAATGTACGAATGCTACTGTCAGAACAAGCCACGTTCTGACGCTCTGTGGCGGCAGTTCTCGGATTGTGCCTTCTTTCAG gAGTGTCAGAAGAAGCTAGGCCACAAATTGGGCCTGGATTCATACCTGCTAAAACCAGTTCAACGCCTCACCAAGTATCAACTGCTGCTTAAG GAGCTCCTGAAACATAGCACCGACTGCAAGGGATCATCTGAACTACAGGGAGCGCTAACAGCCATGCTGGACCTGCTGAAATCCGTTAATGATTCCATGCATCAGATTTCTATCACAGGATATGAG GGGGACATTTGCGAGCTGGGCCGCGTGTTGATGCAGGGCTCTTTCAGTGTGTGGATCAGCCACAAGAAAGGGTCCACGCGCATGAAGGAGCTGGCCCGCTTCAAGCCCATGCAGCGCCATCTGTTCCTCTACGAGAGCGTGCTGCTCTTTTGCAAGAAGAGGGAGGAGCATGGGGAAGGTTGCGACAAAACGCCCTCGTACGGCTTCAAGCATTGCATCAAG ATGACTGCTGTGGGGATCACAGAGAACGTTAAAGGAGATCCTAGGAAGTTTGAGATCTGGTACAGTGGCAGGGAGGAGGTGTACGTGGTTCAG GCCCCCAGCGTGGCAGTGAAGATGTCCTGGCTCAGCGAGCTGCGTCGCATCTTAACTAATCAGCAGAAGTTACTGCGAG ATGAGATTCATCAAAATGGACAACCAGTAGAGCACATGCATCTTTCTCCACCACCATGTGAGAG TAAGCAAGAGAGGGCGTCGCTCAGTTCGGAGGACACCGAGTCGGGGAAGAGCAGCCCGGACGCCCAGCGGCGTGCCCCCAAATACCAGCTCAACCGCAGGA GTTGGCCGGGAGCTCATCATCACTCGGTAACCATCTGTGAGGGTCTGGATGACACGAATGTCGGCCGGCATGCTTTCCACCAGCCTGACACGCAAATGGTGAAACTG TCTCGAGGCAGATATCGGGCCTTGGCGGACTGCCTACAAAACGGACCGGACAGCGTCCTCATCAAATGCGGCGATGTCATCCAGCTGATGTGTGAAGACAACAAAGGCCGCTG GCTGGTGAAGAATTTGAGTCGCCACCAAGATGGCTTTATTGCTTCTGCCAGCCTGCAAGTGACCATAAGAGGGAGCAGTCGAGCAGGCTCTTCCAGACTCAGGG AAACAGGCAACGTCAGGACAAGAAAGCTCAGTTCTCCATAG